One segment of Scyliorhinus torazame isolate Kashiwa2021f chromosome 14, sScyTor2.1, whole genome shotgun sequence DNA contains the following:
- the vamp2 gene encoding vesicle-associated membrane protein 2 isoform X1 codes for MSAPSQAAAAPAAGGPGNDGGPTPPVNTTSNRRLQQTQAQVDEVVDIMRVNVDKVLERDQKLSELDDRADALQAGASQFETSAAKLKRKYWWKNCKMMIILGAICAFIIIVLISKYLYWNT; via the exons GTCCGCCCCATCCCAagctgctgctgctcctgctgcgGGAGGACCAGGAAACGATGGAGGACCAACGCCACCCGTCAACACCACCAGCAACAGAAGGCTGCAGCAAACACAGGCTCAGGTTGATGAG GTGGTGGACATCATGCGAGTGAATGTGGACAAAGTCCTTGAGCGAGATCAGAAGCTATCAGAGCTCGATGATCGTGCAGATGCACTCCAAGCTGGAGCATCACAATTTGAAACAAGTGCTGCTAAGCTGAAGAGGAAGTATTGGTGGAAAAACTGCAAG ATGATGATTATACTTGGAGCAATATGTGCATTCATTATCATCGTTCTTATAAGTAAGTACCTTTACTGGAATACATGA
- the vamp2 gene encoding vesicle-associated membrane protein 2 isoform X2: MSAPSQAAAAPAAGGPGNDGGPTPPVNTTSNRRLQQTQAQVDEVVDIMRVNVDKVLERDQKLSELDDRADALQAGASQFETSAAKLKRKYWWKNCKMMIILGAICAFIIIVLIIYFCT, translated from the exons GTCCGCCCCATCCCAagctgctgctgctcctgctgcgGGAGGACCAGGAAACGATGGAGGACCAACGCCACCCGTCAACACCACCAGCAACAGAAGGCTGCAGCAAACACAGGCTCAGGTTGATGAG GTGGTGGACATCATGCGAGTGAATGTGGACAAAGTCCTTGAGCGAGATCAGAAGCTATCAGAGCTCGATGATCGTGCAGATGCACTCCAAGCTGGAGCATCACAATTTGAAACAAGTGCTGCTAAGCTGAAGAGGAAGTATTGGTGGAAAAACTGCAAG ATGATGATTATACTTGGAGCAATATGTGCATTCATTATCATCGTTCTTATAA TTTATTTTTGCACCTGA